The following are encoded in a window of Colletotrichum lupini chromosome 3, complete sequence genomic DNA:
- a CDS encoding aspartate aminotransferase, which translates to MFGHVQPGPPDPMFSLKRDADNDTSPEKVDLGVGIYRNEEGSYQELEVVKKAKLELDELDLGHDYELTIGNADFLRLAAEVMFGAHSDALQTGRISSVQTISGTGANSLGALFISKVMEPKPRVYIGVPTWGNHIPIFQDTSLKTTTYPYLEASKHAVNFTALLDTVRSAARGSIFVLQGCCHNPTGVDLSLKQWKELACEMKHYGHLPFFDIAYQGLGDGLDEDAASVRVFVDAGIEMMVCQSFSKNFALYGERCGALHFVGNSQEVAANVQDRLRSLIRHTYSSAPAYGSRLVKIVLNDADLRKEWTSETDGMRERLKRNRQALYDELAIRLKTPGNWSYLVKEKGLFSCLALSPSQCRELVEAYHVHLPGSGRINLAGLSEENVKRAAQAIDKVTRTNVNGKL; encoded by the exons ATGTTTGGACACGTACAGCCCGGCCCTCCGGACCCCATGTTCTCCCTCAAAAGGGATGCAGACAACGACACAAGCCCAGAAAAGGTCGACTTGGGTGTTGGCATCTATCGTAACGAAGAGGGTAGTTACCAAGAGCTGGAGGTTGTCAAAAAG GCCAAATTAGAACTAGATGAGCTGGACCTAGGGCATGAT TATGAGTTGACGATAGGAAATGCGGATTTTCTCCGACTTGCCGCCGAAGTCATGTTTGGCGCGCACAGCGATGCCCTTCAAACTGGCAGA ATTTCTTCAGTTCAGACCATCTCCGGGACAGGGGCCAACTCTCTGGGAGCCCTCTTCATTTCAAAAGTTATGGAACCGAAACCCAGAGTCTACATCGGAGTTCCCACATGGGGAAACCACATTCCGATTTTCCAAGATACCAGTCTGAAAACCACCACCTACCCCTATCTCGAAGCGTCAAAACATGCTGTCAACTTTACCGCTCTCCTCGATACTGTACGATCGGCTGCGCGAGGCAGCATTTTTGTATTGCAAGGTTGCTGCCATAATCCTACAGGAGTCGATCTAAGCCTAAAACAATGGAAGGAGTTAGCTTGTGAGATGAAACATTACGGGCACTTGCCGTTCTTTGATATAGCGTATCAAGGCCTGGGTGACGGGCTTGACGAAGATGCCGCGAGTGTACGCGTTTTCGTAGATGCGGGGATTGAGATGATGGTTTGCCAGTCATTCTCAAAGAACTTTGCATTGTATGGGGAGCGTTGTGGCGCCCTTCATTTTGTTGGCAACTCGCAGGAGGTAGCTGCAAATGTTCAAGATAGGCTTCGAAGTTTGATCAGGCACACGTACTCATCAGCTCCGGCCTACGGTAGCCGTCTTGTCAAGATCGTACTCAACGATGCCGACTTGCGAAAAGAGTG GACTTCAGAGACCGATGGCATGAGGGAACGTCTGAAGAGAAACCGCCAAGCTCTGTATGATGAGCTTGCGATACGTCTCAAG ACACCCGGAAATTGGTCATATCTGGTGAAGGAAAAGGGGCTGTTCTC GTGCCTGGCGCTGTCACCATCTCAGTGCAGGGAGCTAGTTGAGGCGTATCATGTTCATCTCCCAGGGTCCGGAAGGATCAATCTTGCTGGCTTGAGCGAGGAGAATGTGAAGCGCGCAGCACAGGCCATTGACAAGGTCACTAGGACAAATGTGAACGGGAAGCTCTGA